In the Armatimonas rosea genome, TAAAAAGTTTCGTCGAGAGAGTGCATTGTACTCCGTACAAGCGTTTGGGTCGGTTTCTTCCGTCATGGCGTCCTAAATTCCTCTACTCTGGTTCGATTGGTCATTGTAACATTAATCGGTAGGTACAATCAAGGTATGAAGCTTTCCACTCTCACCGACCGCATTGGCGCAACGCCTCTGGTCCTACTGCCCTCACCGAGCCCCGCTGTCCCCATTCTAGGGAAGATGGAGGGAAACAACCCTGGTGGGAGTGTCAAAGACCGGCCCGCCTGGTCGATGATCCGGCGCGCGGAGGAGCGGAGGGAGCTAAAACCCGGTATCACGCTGATCGAGCCGACCAGCGGCAACACGGGGATCGCGCTGGCGATGATCGCAGCGGCGCGAGGCTACAAGCTAGAGCTGGTCATGCCCGCCAACAGCACCGCGGAGCGTGTCCAGACCATGCGGGCCTTTGGGGCCAAGGTGGTTCTCACCCCCGCGGCGGGGGGGATGGAGGCGACCATTGACTTTGCGCACGCCCGGCTCGCGGCCAACCCGGGAACCTACCTCATGCTCAACCAGTTCGCCAACCCCGATAACTGGCGCGCCCACTACGAGACCACCGGCCCGGAGATCTGGCACGACACGGAGCACCAGATCACCCACTTTGTCTCGGCGATGGGGACCACGGGCACCATCATGGGAGTCTCGCGCTACCTCAAGGAGCAGAACCCCGAGGTTCAGATTGTCGGCTGCCAGCCCACTCCCGGCTCGCGGATTCCAGGGATTCGGCGCTGGGCTCCCGAGTACCTGCCCAAGATCTTTGAGCGGGAGCGGGTGGACCGGGTGATCGATATCGAGCAGGGTGTGGCGGAGTCCACGGCACGCACGCTCGCCGCGACCACGGGAACCTTCACGGGAGTTTCGGCGGCGGGGGCGCTCTGGGCGGCGCAGCAAGTGGCCGGCGAGCTGGCAAGCGAGGGAAAGAGCGGCCTGATCGTCACCATTCTCTGTGACCGCGGCGACCGGTATCTCTCGTCGGACCTGTTTGCCGATGGCCACCCCGAGCTGGGAGAGCTGGAGATTGTTGCATGAGTACCGTCAAGATCACGATCGAGCGGGTGGGGCCGTGCGCCTACGACGCCAAAGATGCGCTGGGCAATACGATGCGCCTCGCGGGCTCGGCGGAGCTGGAGCAGCAGATCCGCGAGCGCCTCCCCGATCCGACAGTCTTCCCGGAGACGCTTCCCGCGCGGGAGAACACCGGCCCCGGGTTTCGCCCGATGGCGCTGCTGCTGATCTCTCTGGCGGGCTGTAGCGCGCTGGATTTAGGGCTGATCCTGGCCCGGCAGCGCCAGGATGTCCGGGGGCTCTGGATCGAGGCGGAGGGGGAGCGCCCCGAGACAACTCCCGCACCCTACACCCAGATTACGCTGAAGTTTATCGCCGCAGGGCCGGTCGATCCCGCCGCACTGGAGCGGGCCGCTGAGCTCGCGGTGCGCCGCTACTGCTCGGTTGCGGATACGCTCAGGCCGGAGATCACAGTGTTGACCGAGGTTCAGCCTCCCGCACCGTAGTGCGCGACCGCCACGCTGTTGCGGTGTACCTTGGCCTGGTAGAGAGCGGAGTCGGTGAGGGCGATGAGCCCGCTCAGGCCCTCGGTAGTGTCGCCCGAGGGAGAGGAGGTGCCGCTCCACGTGGCGATTCCCAGGCTGGCGGTGATCGCTCGCTTGGGCCAGACCCGGCTCTCGATCTGGCTACGGACACGCTCTGCCCAGCGCTGGGCAGAGGCAGAGTCGGTGTGGGGGAGGACGATCATAAACTCTTCCCCTCCATAGCGAATCACGGTATCGTCCGTGCGAATCGTGGAACGTAGGAGGGTGCCTAGCTGTCGGAGAACCTGGTCGCCACAGACATGACCAAAGGTATCGTTGTAGGACTTGAAGTGATCCACATCCAGTAAGACGACAGAGAGAGCCTTGCCTTCCTTTTGCGCTCTCTCCCAGGCATCTGGCAGGCACTCTTCAAGCACGTAGCGGTTGAATACCCCGGTGAGGGCATCGACTGTAGCCTGCACCTCCAGCCGCGAGTTGGTGTGGTGAAGCGCCTCTTCCTGGGCGCGGTGTGTGGAGATATCGGTGCCAGTGACAACAAAGCGTTGGACTTCTTTTTCCCCGCCGAAAATGGGGACGGTTCGCATGAGGTGCCAGCGAAGTGCTCCGTCTTTACGACGAATCCTTAGCTCGCACTCGTAGGGCTCGGTACACTCGGCGAGGGAGTCAACAGCACACTCATAGATCGGAATATCGTCGGGGTGTACCAGCTGCCGCCAGTGAATCTCTGCGGTGGGAGTGGCGGGGTCGAGCCCGGTGAAGCTGAAAAAATGGCCGTTGTAGTAGTGTGCAAAACCATCGGCATCGACCAGGATCGCCAGGTGCGGCATGACATCGAGCACCTCCGTGAGGACCCGCTCGCGACGGAGCTGCTCTTGCTCGGTAGCCTTCCAGGCCGTGATGTCTTGTGAGGTGCCCACCAGATTGATAATGGCTCCTGTCTTATCCCGAACCGCTCGCCCGAGGCAGTGCACCCAGCGTTGCCTGCCATCGTCAAGGACCACGCGTAGGGAGAGATCATAGGGGATGCCCTCGACCATGGCACGCTGCACTGCCGCAGCCAAGAGCGGCTGGTCGTCGGGGTGGTGGCGGGCTAGATGCGCTGCGTAGTCCGGAGGTCCCGCGGCAGGGTCGAAGCCAAAGAGCCGAAAGGTCTGGTCAGACCAGGTGATCTTGCCGGTGGCGAGCTCAAACTCCCAGGAGCCGATCTGCGCGACACACTGGGCCTCAGCGAGGCGACGGTTCGCTTCCTGCGCCTCGTGTGCGAGCCGCCGCTGCTCGGTAATATCGTAGGCCTCACCGACCACACCCCGTACCGCGCCCGAGTCATCACGCAGGACATTGAGTGTCAGATCAATAAAGACATGTTTCCCATCACCACGGCGGACCTCTAGCTCTTGGTGGCGTGACTGCTTCTTGCTGACCACCTGCCGAAAGAGCCGTTTGATCGGCGTGCGCTCTTGCGGAAGCCAGATCGGGAGCTCCCAGAGAAGCGTGCCAATTGCTTGCGCAGGCGTGAGGCCACAGAATGCCAGCGCGGCGGTGTTGGCATCTAGAATATAGCCCTCCGGGGAGAGAAGACCGACAAGGTGGGACATCCCATCGACCATCGCACGGGCAGGGAGCATAGGATTGTGCGGGGGTAGAGACACTCTAAGAGAGTTATGCCCGGTTTCCCCGTAAAAATCACTAATTTCTTTCTCGGGTACAATCGTGCCATGGAGCTGCTCGACACCGCTGTTGACACCGCCGCGCCGACCTTTCGGCAGAACGCGGCACACTACGAAACCCTGATCGCGACCCTGCGCCAGAAGCAGGCGGCTGTCTGTGAGGGCGGCGGCCCGGAGACGGTCGCCAAGCACCGGAGCCGAGGCAAGAAGCTGGCGCGGGAGCGCATCACAGCCCTCCTCGATCCGGGTGCCCCGTTTCTGGAGCTCTCCACCCTCGCCGCCGATGGGCTCTACGGTGACCAGGCACCCGGCGCGGGGATTGTCACGGGGATTGGGACCATCCAGGGCCGCCCCTGCGCGATTGTCGCCAACGATGCGACTGTCAAGGGAGGAACCTACTTCCCGCTGACCGTCAAGAAACACCTGCGCCTCCAGGAGCTCGCGCTGGAGAACCGGCTTCCTTGCCTCTACTTGGTGGACTCCGGTGGTGCCTTTCTCCCGCTCCAGGCCGAGGTCTTCCCCGACAAAGAGCACTTTGGACGCATCTTCTACAACCAGGCCCAGATGAGCGCGGCGGGGATTCCCCAGCTCGCGGCGGTGCTGGGAAGCTGCACCGCGGGGGGAGCCTATGTCCCGGCCATGAGCGACCAGACCGTGATTGTCAAGGGCAATGGGACGATCTTTCTGGGCGGTCCGCCGCTGGTCAAGGCCGCCACTGGCGAGGAAGTCACCGCGGAGGCGCTGGGGGGCGGCGAGGTCCACACCCGGCTCTCCGGGGTCGCGGATTACTTAGCGGAGACCGAGGACGAGGCCCTGGCGCTGCTACGTGAGGCCGTGGCGCACCTGCCCTACACACCGGTCGCGCCGCCCTATGCCCCCGAGGAGCCGCTCTATCCCGCCGACGAGCTCTACGGCATCTTGCCCGCCGACCTGCGCCAGCCCTTTGAGATCCGCGAGGTGATCGCACGCCTCGTGGATGGCTCGCGCTTCCATGAGTTCAAGCCTAGCTACGGCCAGACACTGGTCTGCGGCTTTGCGCGCCTGGAGGGCTGGCCGGTGGGGATTGTCGCCAATAATGGGATTCTTTTCTCGGAGTCCGCGCTCAAGGGGGCCCACTTTATCGAGCTCTGCTGCCAGCGGGGGATTCCGCTGCTCTTTCTGCAGAACATCACGGGCTTCATGGTGGGGAGCCGCTACGAACACGAGGGGATCGCCAAGCACGGGGCAAAGCTGGTGATGGCCGTGAGCTGTGCCCGTGTCCCCAAGTTCACCGTGATTGTCGGGGGGAGCTTTGGGGCGGGCAACTACGGCATGTGTGGCCGTGCCTTCGGGCCGCGCCAGCTCTGGATGTGGCCGGGTGCCCGTATCTCGGTGATGGGCGGCCCCCAGGCCGCCGCGGTGCTCAAGACCGTCAAGGGCGAGGCGATGACCGCCGATGAAGAAGCGGCGACTATTACTACCTACGAGCGCGAGGGCAACCCCTACTACGCCACGGCGCGCCTGTGGGACGATGGCATCCTCGACCCCTGTGACACCCGACGCGCCCTCGGCCTCGGGCTGGCCGCCGCCTGCGCTCACCCTGCCGAACCCACGACCTTTGGAGTGTTTAGGATGTGAGCTTGCGGGGCTTGACCACAACGAGCGAGAGAATAAAACCAAGTGTGAGAATTCCCGCCGCGAGATAGAAGATAAAGTGATGGCCCGACCCCACGGTGTAGAGGGGTGAGGAGAGGATAGAGCCGAGCATCGCGCCGATCCCCTGCACCATGCGGACGGCTCCGATCATCCCCCCCCGCTCCTTTTCCGGGGCCATCTCCGCGACATAGGCCATGTAGGAGGGGAACGCGAGCACAAAGCCCACTCCCATCAGCGTCCCAAAGACAATGATCAGGTTCTGGTGTGCGCCAAAGAGCAGCCCCCAGAGGGCGACCGCACAGAGCGCGGTGCCGAGCTGGATCGCCTGGGTCTTGCCCCACCTATCCGCGAGCCTTCCCAGCGGTGCCGCCACAAGGCCGATCAAGACCGCCGGAGCAAGCAGCAGGTTCCCAAAGCTCTCCTCCGAGATCGAAAAGCGCTCCATGAAGTAGGGCTTGGCATAGGGCGCGATAAGGCCAATCGCCACAAAGATCAGGCAGATCAGGCCTAAGAGCCAAGGGATCTTCCGCAGAGCGTCGAGGAGCGCACTCTTGGACACCGGCGCGTGCTCCCCATCCGTAGGGGCAGCATGCGCCTCGCTCCGGCGTGGGGCGATAAAGTAGGAGAGCACCGATGTTGCGGCAAAGCACCCCGCGGCAAAGACAAACGACGGCACGTAGCGCCCCGGCTCCGATGCCGCAAAGCTCTTCCCAAAGGTCTCGTTGAGCCATCCCCCCACCTTGGGACCAATCGCGATCGTGGCCATGTAGGCCATGGTGATGAGGGTGTTGGCCTGTGCCTGTCGCTCGGGCGCGACCCGATCCGCCGCCGACGCATAGACATTGGGCCAGAGCATCGCCGCTCCCAGGCCGTCGAGGGCACGAAGCAGCAGGACGAGGGCGGTCACGCCTAGGATCGAGAGAGCACCCACCGGGGTATGGATCTGCGAGGTCGCCAGGCAGGTCAGGATGGAGAGACAGGTTCCCAAGACCATGAGCCGCCGCCGTCCCAGGCGGTCGGCGAGCGCTCCCATGGGCGAGTTGGCGAGCGCCTCAACGAGGTAGTAGGCCGCCAGCGCGATTCCTGGTAGGTTGGGGAGGTGTAGCCCGAACTTCAAGAACACAGGGAGCGAGGAGATATTGACGATCACGAACCCTAGCTCGGCCAGGGCTGAGACGGCACACAGAGCGAGGAGAAAGAGCCATTCGGGCGGCGGCGGCTTGCGGGTCATTGCCTCAATTGTACCGTGTGGGGCGGGGAGGGCTATAGGAAAATAGTCCTTGCCCTAAATGCAGACAGTCCTAATGATTTTAGGGTATGATGGAGACAATAGAGGTTCAAAGATGATTCAGGACATTCCCCTGCGGCGCATCCACCACGTGCGCTTTTTTGTCGGCAACGCGCGCCAGTCCGCGTATTTTTATCGCAATGCCTTTGGGTTTGAGATCGCGGCCTATAAAGGGCTGGAGACCGGCTCCCAGACCGAGGCGGGCTATGTGATGCGCCAGGGCAATATCACCCTGGTGCTGGAGTCGCCGCTACGTGCCGGGCACCCGGAGGCCGGCCGGCTCCAGCTCCACGGCGACGGGGTCCGCGATGTGGCGCTGGAGGTGGACGATGTGGCGCTCTCCTACCAGCTGGCGGTCGAGCGCGGCGCGGTGGGAGTCACACCGCCCACCACAATCACCGATGACCATGGCAGTGTGACCTTTGCCAGCATCAAGGCCTATGGCGACACGACCCATAGCTTTGTCAACCACGACCACTACACCGGAGTCTTCGCGCCCGGCTACGCTCCCCTCGATCCCGACCGCTACCGCAAGCCCGCAGTCGGCTGTGGGCTGGAGGCGATCGACCATATTGTCGGCAATGTGGAAGAGGGCAAGATGGACGAGTGGGTGGGCTTCTACGAGCGCATCCTGGGCTTCTCACAGCTGGTGCACTTCGATGAGAAAGATATCTCCACGGAGTACACGGCGCTGATGAGCAAGGTGGTTCAGGGCGGCAACGGGCGCATCAAGTTCCCGCTCAACGAGCCCGCCGAGGGGCGTAAGAAGAGCCAGATCGAGGAGTACCTGGAGTTCTACGGCGGCCCTGGCGTGCAGCATATCGCCATGGGCACCAAGAACATCCTCCAGACCGTCCGCCAGCTCCGCGCCAACGACGTAAACTTCCTCCGCGTCCCCCAGACCTACTACGATGCCCTCCCCGACCGTGTGGGGGAGATCGACGAGGACTTTAAAGAGATCGCCGAGCTGGGAATCTTAGTGGACCGCGACGACGAAGGCTATCTGCTTCAGATCTTCACCGCGCCGGTCGAGGACCGCCCAACCGTCTTCTTTGAGATCATCGAGCGCCACGGCTCTCGCAGCTTCGGGAAGGGGAACTTCAAAGCCCTCTTCGAGGCTATCGAGCGCGAGCAAGAGCGCCGCGGGACGCTGTAAACCGCCAAAAATAATAGGCTCCCATACCGCCGACGAGATACCATGTCATGTCCCACGGGTCCCCGATAAAGCGCGGGGAGAGCAGGGGGAGCCACAGCTCGAAGATCACGGTCCAGCCCGCCGTGGGCACGAGCACTTCCCCCAAGAGCGGCGGCGCATCGGTCTTGCGGAGCCCCGCTTTTCGGGAGAGCCACAGCAAGATCGGGAGCCAGAACGGCACGCAGATCAGGTCGTTGAAGTGCTCGTGCAAGAAGCCGCCGCTCGTCAGCGGCTTTCCCACAAACCGATTGAGAAAATACAGCACCAGACAGACCAGAAACAGCGGATCGCGCAGGTAGCCAAACGAGCGAGCTTGCATTGTCAGTGCCCCGTGGGAACGTCAAGTGCGGCCATTGCGACTGCGCCAAAGATAGTCACCGCAAAGAGCCCAAGGAGACCGCCGTAGTTCAGTACATGCCAGGTTTTAGTGCGCTTTGGAGCGTTTTCTTCTTCCTTGGAAAAGTAGGGGGTAAGAAACCAGAGCAGTCCGTTCAGGACGCACAGACCAAAGCATTTCTGGAGATAGTCATCTGTCCACGGGTTTTGAAACCCTTGAAGTATTTGTCTGATTGTGGGTTTGGGGAGGCGCTTTGTCTCTGAGGTAAAGTCCGCATCAACTCCCTCGCCGCCGAGCTTGCCATCTCGTCCCAGCGTGCGAAGAATTGCTTGCGAGCCGTGGCGCTCATAGACCAACGGTCGCTTCCAAGCATCCAGGTTTTCGTCTTTCGCTAGTGGCAAATCGGCAAGGGTATCCGGGAGCTTTCCGTGATCTTTCTGGTATTGCTCAATACGTCGCATCACCCTTACCATGGACACCTGCGTACTTCCGTTGTGGAAGGTATGTCCTGATAGGATCTTTGGAAGGCTTTGTAGCACCACAAGTGCGGTGACCAAAAACGCCACCAGACCCATCACAAACGCCATCAGGAAACGCTTTGTCTTGCTTCGCATATCCCAATAACGCTTCCCGCCCCACCCCGGTTACGGAACCCCCAAGGAGGCCCATTCATGGGTCTTGCCGCACCCGCGGGCCGCTTTAGCCGCCCGTCTCTATCCACCTGGTTGGAGCATCTCGCGGGCGTGGGCGAGCACGGTCTCGGAGCCGTTGCCGCCGAGCATGCGGGCCAGCTCTTGCACCC is a window encoding:
- the cysM gene encoding cysteine synthase CysM, with the translated sequence MKLSTLTDRIGATPLVLLPSPSPAVPILGKMEGNNPGGSVKDRPAWSMIRRAEERRELKPGITLIEPTSGNTGIALAMIAAARGYKLELVMPANSTAERVQTMRAFGAKVVLTPAAGGMEATIDFAHARLAANPGTYLMLNQFANPDNWRAHYETTGPEIWHDTEHQITHFVSAMGTTGTIMGVSRYLKEQNPEVQIVGCQPTPGSRIPGIRRWAPEYLPKIFERERVDRVIDIEQGVAESTARTLAATTGTFTGVSAAGALWAAQQVAGELASEGKSGLIVTILCDRGDRYLSSDLFADGHPELGELEIVA
- a CDS encoding OsmC family protein, which codes for MSTVKITIERVGPCAYDAKDALGNTMRLAGSAELEQQIRERLPDPTVFPETLPARENTGPGFRPMALLLISLAGCSALDLGLILARQRQDVRGLWIEAEGERPETTPAPYTQITLKFIAAGPVDPAALERAAELAVRRYCSVADTLRPEITVLTEVQPPAP
- a CDS encoding sensor domain-containing diguanylate cyclase, whose translation is MLPARAMVDGMSHLVGLLSPEGYILDANTAALAFCGLTPAQAIGTLLWELPIWLPQERTPIKRLFRQVVSKKQSRHQELEVRRGDGKHVFIDLTLNVLRDDSGAVRGVVGEAYDITEQRRLAHEAQEANRRLAEAQCVAQIGSWEFELATGKITWSDQTFRLFGFDPAAGPPDYAAHLARHHPDDQPLLAAAVQRAMVEGIPYDLSLRVVLDDGRQRWVHCLGRAVRDKTGAIINLVGTSQDITAWKATEQEQLRRERVLTEVLDVMPHLAILVDADGFAHYYNGHFFSFTGLDPATPTAEIHWRQLVHPDDIPIYECAVDSLAECTEPYECELRIRRKDGALRWHLMRTVPIFGGEKEVQRFVVTGTDISTHRAQEEALHHTNSRLEVQATVDALTGVFNRYVLEECLPDAWERAQKEGKALSVVLLDVDHFKSYNDTFGHVCGDQVLRQLGTLLRSTIRTDDTVIRYGGEEFMIVLPHTDSASAQRWAERVRSQIESRVWPKRAITASLGIATWSGTSSPSGDTTEGLSGLIALTDSALYQAKVHRNSVAVAHYGAGG
- a CDS encoding carboxyl transferase domain-containing protein; this translates as MELLDTAVDTAAPTFRQNAAHYETLIATLRQKQAAVCEGGGPETVAKHRSRGKKLARERITALLDPGAPFLELSTLAADGLYGDQAPGAGIVTGIGTIQGRPCAIVANDATVKGGTYFPLTVKKHLRLQELALENRLPCLYLVDSGGAFLPLQAEVFPDKEHFGRIFYNQAQMSAAGIPQLAAVLGSCTAGGAYVPAMSDQTVIVKGNGTIFLGGPPLVKAATGEEVTAEALGGGEVHTRLSGVADYLAETEDEALALLREAVAHLPYTPVAPPYAPEEPLYPADELYGILPADLRQPFEIREVIARLVDGSRFHEFKPSYGQTLVCGFARLEGWPVGIVANNGILFSESALKGAHFIELCCQRGIPLLFLQNITGFMVGSRYEHEGIAKHGAKLVMAVSCARVPKFTVIVGGSFGAGNYGMCGRAFGPRQLWMWPGARISVMGGPQAAAVLKTVKGEAMTADEEAATITTYEREGNPYYATARLWDDGILDPCDTRRALGLGLAAACAHPAEPTTFGVFRM
- a CDS encoding MFS transporter gives rise to the protein MTRKPPPPEWLFLLALCAVSALAELGFVIVNISSLPVFLKFGLHLPNLPGIALAAYYLVEALANSPMGALADRLGRRRLMVLGTCLSILTCLATSQIHTPVGALSILGVTALVLLLRALDGLGAAMLWPNVYASAADRVAPERQAQANTLITMAYMATIAIGPKVGGWLNETFGKSFAASEPGRYVPSFVFAAGCFAATSVLSYFIAPRRSEAHAAPTDGEHAPVSKSALLDALRKIPWLLGLICLIFVAIGLIAPYAKPYFMERFSISEESFGNLLLAPAVLIGLVAAPLGRLADRWGKTQAIQLGTALCAVALWGLLFGAHQNLIIVFGTLMGVGFVLAFPSYMAYVAEMAPEKERGGMIGAVRMVQGIGAMLGSILSSPLYTVGSGHHFIFYLAAGILTLGFILSLVVVKPRKLTS
- the hppD gene encoding 4-hydroxyphenylpyruvate dioxygenase; protein product: MIQDIPLRRIHHVRFFVGNARQSAYFYRNAFGFEIAAYKGLETGSQTEAGYVMRQGNITLVLESPLRAGHPEAGRLQLHGDGVRDVALEVDDVALSYQLAVERGAVGVTPPTTITDDHGSVTFASIKAYGDTTHSFVNHDHYTGVFAPGYAPLDPDRYRKPAVGCGLEAIDHIVGNVEEGKMDEWVGFYERILGFSQLVHFDEKDISTEYTALMSKVVQGGNGRIKFPLNEPAEGRKKSQIEEYLEFYGGPGVQHIAMGTKNILQTVRQLRANDVNFLRVPQTYYDALPDRVGEIDEDFKEIAELGILVDRDDEGYLLQIFTAPVEDRPTVFFEIIERHGSRSFGKGNFKALFEAIEREQERRGTL
- a CDS encoding type II secretion system protein GspG, which translates into the protein MRSKTKRFLMAFVMGLVAFLVTALVVLQSLPKILSGHTFHNGSTQVSMVRVMRRIEQYQKDHGKLPDTLADLPLAKDENLDAWKRPLVYERHGSQAILRTLGRDGKLGGEGVDADFTSETKRLPKPTIRQILQGFQNPWTDDYLQKCFGLCVLNGLLWFLTPYFSKEEENAPKRTKTWHVLNYGGLLGLFAVTIFGAVAMAALDVPTGH